A genomic region of Sciurus carolinensis chromosome 7, mSciCar1.2, whole genome shotgun sequence contains the following coding sequences:
- the LOC124989313 gene encoding probable E3 ubiquitin-protein ligase makorin-1, which yields MGECFTPSVAAGESRTVGTWCVASAWIKCGTSQKLSGVFGILPNCTHAHCLGCLRTWRKNRQDFPLDVIKACPQCRVHSSYIIPHKFWVGEGAQKEQAHQEVKARTSQIHCRFFMRGNGRCPFKSDCIYLHQLPAETLASGPPRPNSVQLVSGSEVLGPASFLGAAKPEEDVFFTDCALTLALWGSELLLDLNSSYHGLLHQDCLEELG from the exons ATGGGCGAGTGTTTCACCCCATCTGTGGCTGCAGGGGAAAGCAGGACAGTCGGGACGTGGTGTGTGGCATCTGCATGGATAAAGTGTGGGACAAGCCAGAAGCTGAGCGGGGTGTTTGGCATCCTGCCCAACTGTACCCATGCTCACTGCCTGGGCTGCCTCCGGACCTGGCGGAAGAACCGTCAGGACTTCCCGCTGGATGTCATCAA GGCCTGTCCCCAGTGCCGAGTCCATTCCAGCTACATCATTCCCCACAAGTTCTGGGTGGGCGAGGGGGCCCAGAAGGAGCAGGCTCATCAGGAAGTCAAGGCTCGGACCAG CCAGATCCACTGTCGGTTCTTCATGCGGGGGAATGGCCGCTGCCCCTTCAAATCTGACTGCATCTACCTGCATCAACTTCCAGCTGAGACCCTGGCCTCTGGTCCTCCGCGGCCTAACAGTGTTCAACTGGTCTCTGGGAGTGAG GTACTGGGCCCAGCATCATTCTTGGGGGCTGCCAAGCCAGAGGAGGATGTGTTCTTCACAGATTGTGCCCTGACTCTGGCCCTCTGGGGTTCAGAACTCCTGCTAGATCTCAACAGTTCTTACCATGGCCTTCTGCACCAGGATTGCCTTGAGGAACTGGGATGA